The Pleurodeles waltl isolate 20211129_DDA chromosome 7, aPleWal1.hap1.20221129, whole genome shotgun sequence genome includes a region encoding these proteins:
- the LOC138246979 gene encoding protocadherin gamma-A6-like, with protein sequence MDLARKRSYSGAQRPKRCISCAQTPRRCYFGAQTSRRCYSGAPLLLLVTLLTVFGAASGQLRYSIPEEMKKGSFVGNVALDLGMDTKELSEGGARIVSRGRKQYFVLSLNNGHLYINERIDREEVCAQLDQCLLDLEIIVQRSMKVYAVEIEIQDINDNSPNFLTDKIVLQIIESKSPGARFVLPDAHDPDVGNNSLQSYELSPNNHFILDINTGTDGVKFAELVLKKHLDREKQDIHELSLTATDGGDLVRTSTVQVRVIVLDANDNPPVFDQSFYKIKTLENVNKGTVVITVTATDRDQGTNSELTYSFNKIAEKVLLTFHLDSKTGKISTVKGLDFEETEQYELEVQATDGESATRCKVLVEVINVNDNDPEIIVSSVLNQVVENSPLGTVIALLEVFDRDSGEYGEVTCHISPHLPFQLEKSFGSYYSLMTDGLLDREEVSDYNITITAMDKGNPPVSKTETIHLHISDENDNPPLFDQFSYEIYVMENMPPGSSIFRVRATDRDVDMNGKVSFSVVDGLLGGHSVTSFISINSDSGIIYALRVFDFEEFREFQVQIKVQDRGSPTMTNNASLVFFILDQNDNSPEILYPSTPTDGSSGVEMAPRTSEPGYLITKIVAVDADAGQNAWLSFHLLRSTDQGLFTVGAHTGEIRTARPIMEKDAVKQLLVVLVKDNGQPSLSSSVTVTIMLADSIPEVVADLATISSSTDIESNLTLYLVIAVSVVSFLFLFIFILLLIFRLREWRQSQLLISSGVNCNDLPSSQFVGIDGVRAFLQANYQDICLATNSLNSGIKFPSDCHYADNTVDKVTSVKQGAVMVEDLLNVGNDDQNFLQVS encoded by the coding sequence ATGGATCTGGCACGGAAACGTTCTTACTCTGGAGCTCAGAGGCCGAAACGCTGTATTTCCTGTGCGCAGACACCAAGGCGGTGCTACTTCGGGGCTCAGACATCGAGGCGCTGTTACTCTGgggctcctctcctgcttcttgttACTCTGCTGACAGTCTTTGGAGCCGCTTCTGGGCAGCTGCGTTATTCCATCCCCGAGGAAATGAAAAAAGGCTCTTTTGTAGGAAACGTGGCTTTGGATTTGGGGATGGATACAAAGGAGTTATCAGAAGGAGGAGCCCGCATTGTGTCCAGAGGTAGGAAGCAGTATTTTGTTCTCAGTTTAAACAACGGACATTTATACATTAATGAAAGAATCGACAGAGAAGAGGTTTGCGCGCAGCTCGACCAGTGTTTATTAGATTTAGAGATAATTGTTCAGCGATCAATGAAGGTGTATGCTGTGGAAATTGAGATTCAGGACATCAATGATAATTCTCCAAATTTCTTAACTGATAAGATCGTATTACAAATCATTGAAAGTAAATCACCAGGAGCGCGCTTTGTGCTGCCAGATGCCCATGACCCAGATGTGGGGAACAACTCCCTTCAGAGTTATGAGCTCAGTCCCAACAACCACTTCATATTAGATATAAACACTGGCACAGATGGTGTAAAATTTGCCGAACTGGTGCTAAAGAAGCACTTAGACCGGGAAAAGCAGGATATCCATGAACTCAGTCTCACAGCCACAGATGGGGGTGACCTGGTGAGAACAAGCACCGTACAGGTCCGTGTCATTGTCCTTGATGCTAACGATAACCCCCCAGTCTTCGATCAGTCTTTTTATAAAATTAAAACCCTGGAAAACGTGAACAAGGGCACCGTTGTGATAACAGTTACAGCAACTGACAGAGACCAAGGAACAAACTCCGAATTAACCTATTCAttcaacaaaattgcagaaaaggtTTTACTGACGTTTCACTTAGATTCCAAAACTGGAAAAATATCCACtgttaaaggactggactttgaaGAAACTGAACAGTATGAATTGGAAGTGCAGGCAACAGATGGTGAAAGTGCAACCCGTTGCAAAGTGCTGGTGGAAGTGATCAATGTGAATGACAACGACCCTGAAATCATTGTGTCTTCTGTGCTTAACCAGGTTGTTGAGAATAGCCCTTTAGGCACAGTCATTGCTCTTTTAGAGGTCTTTGATCGAGATTCTGGAGAATACGGTGAGGTTACATGTCACATCTCCCCACATCTCCCTTTTCAGTTGGAGAAGTCATTTGGGAGTTATTACAGTTTGATGACTGATGGCTTACTGGACAGAGAGGAAGTCTCAGATTATAACATTACAATTACTGCCATGGATAAAGGCAACCCTCCAGTCAGTAAGACTGAAACCATTCATCTGCACATTAGTGATGAAAATGACAACCCACCATTGTTTGATCAGTTCTCATATGAAATTTATGTAATGGAAAACATGCCACCAGGATCTTCCATATTTAGAGTCAGAGCAACCGATCGAGATGTTGATATGAATGGCAAAGTCTCCTTTTCAGTTGTTGATGGGCTTCTTGGAGGTCATTCTGTGACCTCCTTCATCTCCATTAACTCTGATTCTGGTATTATCTATGCACTTCGAGTGTTTGACTTTGAAGAATTCAGAGAGTTTCAAGTCCAAATTAAGGTTCAAGACAGAGGTTCACCCACAATGACTAATAACGCATCTCTTGTGTTTTTCATCCTGGATCAGAATGACAACAGCCCTGAGATATTATACCCATCAACCCCTACTGATGGCTCCTCTGGGGTAGAGATGGCCCCTCGCACCTCTGAACCAGGTTATCTGATCACTAAGATTGTGGCTGTCGATGCTGATGCTGGGCAGAATGCCTGGCTCTCCTTCCATCTGCTGAGGTCCACAGACCAAGGACTGTTTACTGTGGGTGCACACACTGGAGAAATTAGAACAGCTCGTCCCATTATGGAAAAAGATGCCGTAAAGCAGCTGTTGGTGGTTTTGGTGAAGGACAATGGACAGCCTTCTCTCTCTTCTTCGGTCACTGTCACAATAATGTTGGCTGACAGCATCCCAGAAGTTGTTGCTGATCTGGCCACCATATCTTCTTCTACAGATATTGAATCTAACCTTACACTTTATCTGGTGATTGCTGTTTCCGTTGTTTCATTCTTGTTCCTGTTCATTTTCATTCTGTTGCTGATCTTCAGACTTCGGGAATGGAGGCAATCCCAGCTATTGATATCATCTGGCGTTAATTGTAATGACCTTCCATCCTCACAGTTTGTGGGAATAGACGGGGTTAGAGCATTTCTTCAGGCCAATTATCAAGATATTTGTTTAGCAACCAATTCACTGAACAGCGGTATTAAATTTCCCAGTGATTGTCATTATGCCGACAACACTGTAGACAAGGTGACCTCTGTAAAACAAGGAGCTGTCATGGTTGAAGATCTACTAAATGTAGGAAATGATGACCAGAACTTCCTTCAGGTAAGCTGA